The Longimicrobium sp. sequence GGGGGATGGAGAAACGCCTCGGGCTCGTCCACCAGCATGATGCGGTAGTCGGCGCTCATCACCGCCGCGGTCAGCCCGGTGAAGGCGCGCACCCCGTCGCTGAGCGAGGCGATGTCGTGCGCGCGGCCGTGGAAGGCCATCGCCCGGTCGTCGTCGCCCTGCTCCTCGGCGTCGTCCAGCGGCGGCCGCTCGGACATGCGGATGCGGAACAGCTCGCCGTCCGTCGACTTGTCGATGACGAAGAACATCCCGAACGCGTCGCCGGTGATCTCGCGGATGCGCGCGCGGGCCACGTCGTCGCGCCAGAGCGCGGCCAGGTGGTGCGCGGGATGGTCGTCGGGCTTGCCGGCGGCGCGGGGCTGCGTGAGCGCGAGGCGCGTCTGCCCGTCCAGGCGGATGAGGAAGAGGGTGAGCACGTCGCGGCAGAGGAGCGCGAACTCCTCGTCGGCCAGGTGGTCGAGATCTCCCAGCGCGCGGGTGACGGCGCCCAGGTCGATGAGCTGCTCCTCCAGCGGCTCGGCGGGGTCCTCGGCGCGGCGGCGGCTGAACTCGCCGGGGCTCTTCAGCCGCACCACGCGGGTGAAGCCGGCGGGCGCGGGGTGGGCCGGGTCGCACACCTGCCGGCTCAGCACCATCTCGCGCACCACCTCGGGCGCGGGAAGGTCCGGCTCCATGCTCTCGATGATGTGGCCCAGGTCCTCGCCGCCGCTCTCCACGTAGCATTCCAGCTCGCGCAGCGCCAGGCTCTTCCCCGAGTTGTTGGGCCCCACGAACACGGTCATCGGGCCGGGCTCGAAGCTCAGTCCCGGCTCGTTCTCGTCGGCGCCGAAGCGAAGGTTTACGGTCTTCAGCATGCGTCGGGTGGAGCGCCCCGGCTCGGGGGCCGGGCAGGGGTGCGGCGAAGCTCGTGCGCTGGAGCGGAGATCGGTGGGCCGACGACCGCGAGTCCCGTCTCGCCGCGGCCCCGGCGGGCGCGCTGCCGCGCGTTCGCCGTGAGCCGTTTTGTCCCAGGGTTTGCCAAAAGCGGGCCAGACTCGTAACGAACCTGTGGCGCCGCGCCGTTGCTCGCCCTTGTCGCTCCCGTCGCCGCCGCACACCTTCCGGACGAGCCTTCTCCGCGTCTCCAGGGCATCGCTGGATCTCACGCGGAGACGCGGAGACGCGGAGGTGCATGGGCGGAGATCTCCGCGTCTCCGCGCCTCCGCGTAAGTCCCATCGGAAACAGGGAGATGAGCCGTGGCGTCCGAAGCCGCGATCCGCAGGCAGGGCGAGGTCTACGTCGGGGGGATGGCGGGGGAGAGGCCGCTCGTTCCCGTGGACGCGCGGCGGCTGGAGGAGGCGGCGCGGCGGAAGATGTCTCCCGAGGCGTACGCCTACGTGGCCGGCGGCGCGGGGTCGGAGAGCACCGTGCGCGCGAACCGCGAGGCGTTCGAACGCCGCCGCATCGTCCCCCGCATGCTGCGCGACGTCTCCGAGCGGGAGATCGGGATCGAGCTGTTCGGCCGCGCGCTTCCCGCGCCGCTCCTCGTCGCGCCGATCGGCGTGCTGGAGCTGGCGCATCCGGACGCCGACCTGGCCGTCGCCCGCGCCGCCGCGGAGGCCGGCGTGCCGATGATCTTCTCCAGCCAGGCTTCCGTTTCGATGGAGGAGTGCGCGCGGGCGATGGGAGAAGCGCCGCGCTGGTTCCAGCTCTACTGGAGCAAGAACGACGCGCTGGTGGAGAGCTTCGTCCACCGCGCCGAGACGAGCGGGTGCGAGGCGATCGTCGTCACGCTCGACACCACGCTCCTCGGCTGGCGCGCGCGGGACCTGGACCTCGGCTATCTCCCGTTCCTGCGGGGGAAGGGGATCGCCCAGTACGTGAGCGATCCGGTTTTCATGGCCAGCCTGAACGACCCCGCGCCCTCCGCCGCGGCGCAGAAGCGCAGGGTGAACCTGCACACGCTGCGCGCCTTCGCCGAGCTGACGCGCGCGCACCCCGGCGGGTTCCTGAAGAACCTGCGCTCCGGCGTTCCGCTGGCGGCGGTGCAGCGGTTCATCGCCACCTACTCGCGCCCGTCGCTCACCTGGGACGACCTCCCCTTCCTGCGCGAGCGGACGAAGCTTCCCGTGCTGCTGAAGGGAATCCTGCACCCCGACGACGCCCGCCGCGCGCTGGACCACGGCGTGGACGGCATCGTCGTCTCCAACCACGGCGGCCGGCAGGTGGACGGCGCCATCGCCGCCCTCGACGCGCTCCCCTCCGTGGTGGACGCCGTCGCCGGGCGCGTGCCGGTGCTGATGGACAGCGGCATCCGCGGCGGCGCGGACGTGTTCAAGGCGCTGGCGCTGGGCGCGCGCGCCGTGTGCGTCGGCCGTCCGTACGTATACGCGCTGGCGCTGCATGGCCGGGCCGGCGTGCTGGAGCTCCTCCGCAACCTCGTCGCCGACTTCGAGCTGACCATGGGCCTCGCCGGCTGCCGCACCGTCGCGGAGATCGGGCCGGAGTGCCTGGGCACGGACGGCTGAAAAGTCACACGGGGGCAACGGTACCACACGGAGTCGGTGGAGCCAGGGGGAAGAGGTCCGCTGATATGACTCCGTCGACCCGGTGTGTCTCGTTGCCGCGTTTTCGTGCCACATACACACCGGCCGATCGGCGGCCTCGCACGGACGGAGCGAAATCAGGCGAGCGGTTTTTCCCGGATTATGAGGCTGGGCCGGACGATCGTCCCCAAGCCGGAAACGTGGGCCGCTGCGGCGATTTCGTCCACGTTCGGAGCGATGATCGAGTGATGGAAAAATGTGAGTATTGCCCTCCGCCCCCAGAGCGTCTACCGTAGGATCTCTTCATCGCCACCGGCACCGCATCACCCTCCCCCTTACTCCGCGGTAACCGCTTCCTGCAATGCGATTCATCCCCCGCCGCCGTCCTTCCGCCGCCCGCCCGCCGACGCTTGGGAACCGCCGCAAAGCCTGGCTCCGCATCGCTCCCGTGCTGGTCGTCGCCGGGGCCGCCGCCGGCACCTGGCGCGCGTGGGAGCACGCCGCGGCCGGCCGCGTTCCGATCCGCGACGCGTTGCTGGCGCAGCTCGCGCGCGAGTTGCATTCCGCGCCCGCGCTGGGACCGCGGCTGTCCGTATCCTCCGATTTCCATCCCTGCACCCCGCTCCCCGCGCTGGCCAGCCCCCTGGGCTACGAGCGCTGCGCCGCCGCCGCGCCGTGGATGCCCTCGGCCACGCTCGGGGCGCGCGTCACCCGCGCCGCGCGCGAGAAGGCCGATGCCGCGTCGCTGTACGCCGCCGCGCTGGTGGACCTGCACGCCGAGCCGGGCGCGGTAACTTCGCTGGACCGGGCCATCTCTACTCTGCAGACCGTGAGGAGGATGGCGGAGCGCCCCGCGCCGGTGCTGTCGGACCTCGCCTCGGCGTACCTGGTCCGCGCCGACCGCACCTCCGATCCCCGCGACCTGCTGGAGGCGGCGGACCTGGCCGAAGAGGCGCTCCAGCACGAGCCGCGCTACCTCCCGGCGCTCTACAACCGGGCGCTCGCGCTGCAGCGGTTCGGGCTGGTGGACGCGGCGGAGCAGGGATGGCGCGCCTATCTCCACGCGGACTCCACCTCCGGCTGGGCGGACGCGGCGAAGCGGGGACTGCGCCGGACGCTCGCGGTGGAAGCCCTTCCCGCGCCGCCGCCGGAGGGCGCGCCACCCACCGCGTACGCCGCGTGGGCGCGGGCCGATCCGCAGGGCGCGCGGATCCTGGGGTTCGGCGAGTTGCTGGGCGCGTGGGGCGGCGCGGTGCTGGGTGGTGATGCGGAGCGTGCGCGTGCCTCGCTGCACCTCACCGGCGTGGTCGGCGATGCGCTGGAGCGGCGCCCCGGCGGCGACGCCACCCTGGCCGACGCGGTCCGCGCCATCCGCTCCACGCCGGCCGGGGCCCGCCTGGCCAGGCTCGCGCGGGCGCACCGCGAGTTTGCCGCGGGAATGGCGCTGTACGAGTCGGTGCAGCTCGAGGCGGCCGTTCCGCGGTTCCGGGCCGCGGCGGGTGCTGCGGATGGATCGCCCGCGCTGCTGGCCTGGTCGAACGTGATGTGGGGCGTTGCGCTGGTGCAGGTCGGGAAGCCGGGCCAGGGCGAGCCGGTGCTCCGCGCCGCGATCGCCGCCGCGGACACGGTGCGGCATCCCGCGCTGGCCGCGCGCGCCCGGTGGAGCCTCGCGGGCAGCCTGCTCCGCGGCGACCGCTACGATTCCGCGGCCGAAGCGGCCCGCGAAGCCGCGCGATTCTTCGCCCGGACCGGCGAGCGCGAGAACCAGGGCTCGTCCCTGGACATGCTCTGCAGCGCGCAGTTCGCGCTGCACGACATGGATGCCGGCTACGCGGCCGCGTCCCGCGCGCTGGCCCTGCTGCGCCCGTACCGCGGCTCCAAGCGGCTGCACAACGTGCTCGGCTCCATCGCCGACGCGGCCGCCGAGGACGGCCTGCCGCGCGCCGCGGTGCGGGTGCGGGACGAAGCGGTGGGAGCCGCGCTGCGCACCGGGAACGCGACGCTCGTGGCCGAGGCCCGGCTCACCCGCGCCACGCTCCTGGCCTCGGTCGGCGAACTCGCCCGGGCGCGCCGCGACGTCGAGGCGGGACGCGCCGCGCTGGCGCCGGTCACCGACCCCGTGACGCGGAGCTGGCTGGAAGCCGACCTGGCCCTTGCGACGGGCGCGACCGCTCCCGCGGCGTCCAGGCCCGCGACGGCGGCGGGGTACGACCTGGCCGCGCGCTTCTTCAACGGGAAGGGGATCCCCTATCTCGCCTTCCCCGCCGTGGTGGGAGCCGCGGACGCGCGGCTGGCGGCGGGTGACCTGGCCGGCGGCGAGGTGAGGATGAGGGAGGCGTTCGCCATGCTGGAGCAGCGGCGCGACTCGATCCGCATGGAGCCCCGGCGCGCCGCCGTGTTCGACGCCGCGCGCGCCGTGGTGGACCGGGTGGTGATGCTGCAGCTCGCGGCGAACCGGCCGGGCGACGCGCTGGCCTACCTGGACCGGGGGCGTGCCTCGCTCGCTCCGGTGGGGCGCTCGGGCCGTGAGGGGCTGGGAGATCCGCTCCGCGCGCGGCCCGGGGAGGTGGCGGTGGAGTACGCGCTGGTCGCCGACACCCTGCTGGTATGGACGGTGGAGGGGCGGCGGCTGGAGCTCTCACGGACCACGGTGGACACGGCGCGGCTCGTCCGCACCCTCACCCACCTGCGGTCGCTGCTGGAGGGCGGGGCGGCCGAGGCGGAAGTCCGGGAGCCGCTCGCGCTGCTCTACGACTGGCTCCTCCGCCCGGTCGAGGCACGGCTCGGGGGCGCGGAGACGCCGCTGGTGATCGTGGCGTACGGCGACCTGGCGCGGGTGCCGTTCGCGGCGCTCCGCGACGCACGGCGGGGTCGGTACCTGCTGGAGGACCATCCGGTGCGCTTCGCCGCCAGCCTGCGCGAGGCGGCGCGGCCGGCGCCGCGGGGCACAGGGGCGGCGGCGGTGTTCGTCGCGGACCCGGCGTTCGCGCCGGGCGAGAACCCGGGGCTGGAGCGGCTGGCGGGCGCTTCTGCGGAGGTCCGCGCGATCGCCGCCGGGTACCCGCGCTCCCGGGTGGTGACGGACCGCGCGGCCACGGCGGGGGCATTCAGGGCGGCGCTCCGCTCGGCGGGGATGGTGCACTACGCGGGGCACGCGGTGTTCGACGACGAGCGGCCGGAGCGCTCGTACCTGGCGCTCGCTCCGGAGCCGGGGCATCCCGGCCCGGGCCGCCTCACCGCCGGGGAGCTGGCGCAGCTCGACCTTTCCGGCGAGCCGCTGGTGGTGCTGGCGGCGTGCCGCAGCGCCAGCGCGGGGCGCGCGAGCGGGTTCAGCGGGCTGGCGGGCGCGCTGCTGGCCGCGGGCGCGGGCGGCGTGATCGGAGGAACGTGGGAGGTGGACGATGCGCTGACGCAACCGCTGATGATCGAGCTCCACCGCGCGTACCGCTCCGGCGGCTCGGCCACCGCGGCCCTGCGCGCGGCCCAGCTCCGCCTGCTGGGCTCGGCGGACCCGGCGCTCCGCTCGCCGTCCGCCTGGGCGGGGTTCCGCTACGTGGGAAGATGAAACACCTCACCAACCATGAAAACACCCGACAGAGAGAGGCAGTCATGCCCGAAGGCGCAACCGGCGCAAAGCCCGCCGTGCTCAAGATCAGGTTCCGCTGCATGTGCTTCTTCGTCCCCGACGAGAAGAACAAGCGCATGCACGTCCTGATGCCGGACACGACCCGGGAAGGCAGCTGCCATTCCGCGACCGGCAACGGCGACGGCGGCCACGGGGCGGGTGAGAGTGCCGCCTCGGCCGCCGGCGTCGAGAAGCACGTGGTCCGTGTCATCTACGACAAGCCGGGGGGGCGGCTGGGCTTCGTAAAGGAGCAGGGGCTCGTGCTGATGCCCGAGGGCGGCGGCGTGAAGGACTTCATCGAGATGGAGGGATGGGAGCTCGTCTTCCCGGGGAACGGGGTGGATTCCACGCTTCCGGTCCAGATCCCCGACCTGAGCGCCACCAACGGTCCGGTGAACCCCGCGCTGCTCGGCGCGGCCAGGCAGCAGTCCGTGATCTCCCGCGTGGTCATGGAGGGGGGGAAGTGCGAGGTGGACGAGACCGAGTCCGCCGCCATCTGGCACTTCCAGGACACGGACCAGCCCCTGGCGCAGGAGGTCGTGTGGTCCATTCCGCTCGAGGCCGGGAAGCTGAGCTGGCAGCGCAAGCGGTTCCGGCCAGAGGGAGAGGCGCCGGCGGAGGGCGACGTGGAAGAGCTGCCGGAGCTCCTGCCCAATGCGGCGGGCAACGTCGAGCTCGTGGTGCAGCACGTGACCGCCACCGACTTTCCCTCGCCGCGCGACAAGGCGGATCCCGATACGCGGGCCGGGCACTTCGCGGCGTTCTACTGCCTGTTCGATGAGCCCGCGGACACGTCGATCCCGGTGTTCGTGGAAGAGGAACAGGGCCGGTTCATCACCTGCATCACGGCGCGCGGCAGCTGACGGCACGCCGCGGGGCTCCGGACGGTCGTCCGGAGCCCCGCTTCGCCTGGTTCGCCAGGGCCGCCGCTCCGCTCCCGGGACCCCAGCCTACTCCCGCTCCTCGCCCTCTCCAGCGCCCGCGGTGGCGACCTGCGGTTCGCCCAGGGTGATCGTGACCTGGATCGGAATCCTCACGGTACCGGGGACATTCACCCGCACCGGAGCCGCCGCCCCACCGGCGAAGACGCCCGCATCATTCCGCCGGGCGGGGCCCCCTCCAGGGCGGAGGCTGCGTCCCGCCAGGTGCAGCTGCTCCGCCACGCGGGCCGCGGGAACCGCGTGGTTCTTGTTGACGTTCGCGCCGCGGAAGTGCAGCCCCACCACCTCTCCGCTCGACAGACTCACCACCGGAGACCCCGAGTTGCCGCTCAGCGTGCTGCAGTCGTGGTGGAGCACGCCATCGGCAGCGCCGGTGATCTGGCCCGGGGCAAGGCACTTCTTCCCGAACCCGTCCGGGAA is a genomic window containing:
- a CDS encoding lactate 2-monooxygenase, encoding MASEAAIRRQGEVYVGGMAGERPLVPVDARRLEEAARRKMSPEAYAYVAGGAGSESTVRANREAFERRRIVPRMLRDVSEREIGIELFGRALPAPLLVAPIGVLELAHPDADLAVARAAAEAGVPMIFSSQASVSMEECARAMGEAPRWFQLYWSKNDALVESFVHRAETSGCEAIVVTLDTTLLGWRARDLDLGYLPFLRGKGIAQYVSDPVFMASLNDPAPSAAAQKRRVNLHTLRAFAELTRAHPGGFLKNLRSGVPLAAVQRFIATYSRPSLTWDDLPFLRERTKLPVLLKGILHPDDARRALDHGVDGIVVSNHGGRQVDGAIAALDALPSVVDAVAGRVPVLMDSGIRGGADVFKALALGARAVCVGRPYVYALALHGRAGVLELLRNLVADFELTMGLAGCRTVAEIGPECLGTDG
- a CDS encoding CHAT domain-containing protein, whose translation is MLQLAANRPGDALAYLDRGRASLAPVGRSGREGLGDPLRARPGEVAVEYALVADTLLVWTVEGRRLELSRTTVDTARLVRTLTHLRSLLEGGAAEAEVREPLALLYDWLLRPVEARLGGAETPLVIVAYGDLARVPFAALRDARRGRYLLEDHPVRFAASLREAARPAPRGTGAAAVFVADPAFAPGENPGLERLAGASAEVRAIAAGYPRSRVVTDRAATAGAFRAALRSAGMVHYAGHAVFDDERPERSYLALAPEPGHPGPGRLTAGELAQLDLSGEPLVVLAACRSASAGRASGFSGLAGALLAAGAGGVIGGTWEVDDALTQPLMIELHRAYRSGGSATAALRAAQLRLLGSADPALRSPSAWAGFRYVGR